The sequence below is a genomic window from Phoenix dactylifera cultivar Barhee BC4 chromosome 8, palm_55x_up_171113_PBpolish2nd_filt_p, whole genome shotgun sequence.
GTTCTTGTATGAATTTATGCACCTTCGCAAAGAAAGATCTATATGAGAAGCTGCAGATAATGTGGGCACCTTGGCCCATGCATGTTTATTGaacatcgtttttaattttCCCCATTTTTTCTTTACATTTTAGGCGCATTTTGAGATTGTATATGTTAGTATCATTTCTCTAAAAGAGTTCAGTTGATTGATCGAAGCTGGTTCTTCCGGGCTATTGCACTTAATATGTTTTACATATCTAACTTTTAACAGATCAGCCATTGGCTGCTCTTGTCAAAGCAACCAGCCAAAGGCAGACAACAAATCAGTAACATAAGCTTATCATCGATATGCTTTAGATGCATGGGATTTCCTAGAGGGAACCCCTTTTGTTTGTTAAAAAGAGAGGGTGACATTTCTTGGTGAAATTCCATGGGTTTGGATTGTTTAAtttaactttttcttttttaagctgAAGGGGGAGTTTGGTTTGCTTTGTTAAACTGGATGGCTTATATGATTCCATCCCCTGATATCAGCATATGTAGAGGTGTCTGGCTATGTAATTGTCCTATTTAATCAGCGCAGTAATTGCCTAAGCTGCATTTTGATACTTCTCTACAACATGTGTAGCTTTGAATCCTGAAAGAAAATTCTAAAAATTTTGAACTTGGTTGGAGCATAATAATTAAGCAAGAAACTCAATTCGGTGGCAAGCAAGTCCAGGGTGTTGGACCTTTCTGTGGTGCCCCTATACTTCCCGCTAAGACCAGTTCAGGTCCGAAGGAGTAATAACATTACGCATCGACGCCAATCTTTGCCGTATCCCTCCCTGACAAGCAAACGGTGCATTATCCACTATTGTGCCCTTTATGATGGCAAATGATGTTGGTTGTTGCACCCATTTTTTAATTGTCATGATAATCTACTTAGGGCTTGTAATTTGGTGGGTAAAGATGATTCGAAAGttgatcaatttttttattaaccaatttattcatgttcttacgcttttctaatttttatattgctaatttattttttttaggcaGTATTTATTCATGAAATGAAAGAATAAACTTATCCATCTAAGAAGTGAGTAAATTAATTTCCCATTATtcgataaaataatttttttattttatttctaaaatgcccttagttatatatatatatatatatatatatatatataatattatattatgagaaatatgAATAGCTTTTAGCGGTAGGAATGTAGGAGAACATCAGAtttgaaaattaatttttagtgCATAGAAGAATATgattaaattatttttgtatttaaATAATCTTCGATAAATATTTAGCTAGAAAAATATAGAtttttagatgaattttttATGCTCTAAAAAACCGGCCGATGGCCTCTTCTTTTATCATTACAACAATAAATAAGAGGTCATAGGAATATTCCTTTTTACAACAATAAATAACGACTTTGATTTTCCCAAGTCTTGAATGAAAAATCCTCGAGTCAAAATTATAGACTGCACCCCGAGATATAACTGTGTATATCAAGTGAAGGCAACTGTGGATGTCGTGTTTCTCCAAACTTACGCAATCCCGGCTACGGAGGGCGTATGAAGAATGAGGAAATACGAGCAACCTGGTTTGGCGGGCGTTCCCCTCTCCCCGAGATGAGCGGTTAGACTTGTTGTTTACTAAATTGACCTCGACTCTCCGGCAATCCGATGCCGCCAACAGCATTAAAGACGACGACGATGAAGCAATCTCCTCTCTCGCTGCCTCCCTCAATTCCGGCGATTAGCGCACGGGGTTTTGAACGCTCTGATGTGCTTCAAAACCCCCGAGGTACGTTCCTCCTCTTAATTCCTGCTTGTTTTCCCTACCTTTCTTGAACCATAACCATTCTACTTCCAGGTGTGTACCCCACAGATCGACTGCCTGGTTCGCGCCATCATATCTGTGCTCTCTCCGTCCATCCCTTGCAAGATCTTGCTGTCCGAGCAAAGGGGTGGCGCGGAGTTGCTGAGGGTTGGAAGTTCGATCTTCTCCAGAGATTGCTACGACCTGATTCGAGTCTGCGGTGATGTTATCGAGATATTGGAGAGTCATGGCGGTACAATTCGTTCAGTTTCTAGAATTAGTCCATCTTCATCCTCATTGGCTCATTCCTTAACTTTTTCTTGTTGGATTTTCTCGGATTCTTGATTGGCAAAAATATTTCAAGAAGTGGCGGTCTTGAGTAGATTCGAACACTAGAAGAATCGATACTTATGATtacattagattttttttcttttttttataaataagaagataaatttatttgcttcttttgtttccttttcctACTTTTTGCCTTATTCCAAACTCAAAGCGCGGTGCTGCATTTTCATTAGGTATCTGTttgatttctttgttttttttactttccttttatttttttgtttgcattAGCCAGCAGGAGCATTTTTACTGGTTACTCTAACTTAGGAGGGATTGGATTCATAAGAAAAGCTTATTGGGCGTGTGGTCAGGAGGGTGGCAAATACGCAATCACTTCAACCACAAAGAAGGATCATATTCTGACCTTTTACTATGAGATTTGAAGTTTTGGTTTGCTGAAacttgcaaaaataatatttttcgctCACCATACCTATTTAGTCCCCTTGATGCTCTTGCAGTCTTACCCTAACCGCATATATACTATACACCCTGCAGTCATTAACaagtctttcttttcttctctacatttgcttttcttttttaaacaaGTTTGTTATATATAAAATCAAGATTATTCGTGATTGTTGTGATGTTATACTCATTTTTTACATGGCTTTAATAATTGTATGCATCTTGTTTCTAAGCTTTTGCTTGCTTCCACCCTCCCACCATATCATTGGTTTTTTACTATTAAATGGTTGGTCTTTGAATTTAGTAGAATGTCCCTGATATAGAaggcttaatttttttttactgtcATTTGTTCCTTATTCTTATTTATGGTTCAGTGATACTTTGCTTTCCAATTATACTTCTAGAGTTTCCAAGTTTGGGGTTACCAAGAGTGTGCACTATTAAAATCttgaagtttttttaaaaaaatcaaaatatcaaatttgaCATTTCTTTTAATCTGTAGTATCACCATTTTTGGAATTTTGTCTGAGCAAAATCTTCTTTTGCCAAAAACCACAGTGCATTCCCAAACTCTAATTTATGCTATTCTATAAGCAGTCGTATCATCATATAATTAACAATGCCTTCTCCATTTATCTTCATTAGTTTATGAAGAAAATGAAGGAATACTTTGTGATAGAAGAACTGCAATTTCAAAGCCGATGTGCTTCTTGCCTAAAGAAAGACCTTCCAGTAGTCATGAAATTGCAATGAGGTAAAGTTGTGCTGAACATATTAATTCTCAAGAGTTTGGCTGTGCACTAGTCGACCAATGAATGGTTTGTCGGTTGAGCACCTTTGGATTATTGATCTTTGTGTTTTATGTGAATTTATACGACTAGGTTTTTCTGGATATTTGTATTGGTCACTTGTTATTAAGAATAGAAcacgtgagagagagagagagagagagagagagagagagagagagagagagagagagagagagagattatttCAACCTTGTTAAATCACAATGTAGAGCCCTTTCCCTCTCTCTATCATTTAATTTATGATATTGTGCATTGCTGGTCCAATTGaagatttttttctaatttctgGCATATCTTCTGTTCCTTTTATATTGCAAAAATTAAGTGAAAGATAATTTCTCAGCTAGTTTCTTAACAATCAGACTAATGTAAACTTAGAATACTTGAAGGCCATCTTCCATCATCTGTCAGAGAAAAGTTTCCTGTGCTTCTTCCCTTTTAGTAATGTCAATCAAAAGTGATGTAACTTTTGTTTATATCCTGCTTGATGGTTATATGTcaattaatttttagaaaaaaagcaTGCCATTATAGTCGTACCCTATAAATTCGTTTATAGATGCCATGTAGCATGGCGTCATGACTTTTTCTTGCTGTTAGTCTGGCTTGCTGATTGGACTTTTTTGGTCAAGTCTTGCCTCGACATGTTTTTCTGTATTATGGTCTTTCCACTTGTACAATTGTagtatttattttttgtaaagAAATCTGAGGGACAGTTTTACTCTATACTAGTAGCTGCAGAAATGAATTTGGTGTTGCTGATGTATATTTTGCTTTGATTCTTTGTGCTAGATTACTTCTGTGATATCTTGACCCACTAACTTTAAAGCATGGCATTTCAGAAATATTACATGAAGCCATTCAAAGACAATTTCTTTGCTGGTGGAAAGAATTGCATGATCGGACGGCTTGTGTAAGATAATTATATGCTTCGTAACTTCTCCAACTATCTTTATAGAGACAAGGGCACTATTGCCTAGTTGGTATCTTTTGATGTGAATTCCATTTTTTTCAGAAGGTTGGTATTCACCTGTCTTCCATTAATGCTGGAAGGTATAGGGTATTGTATTGCATAGCAAGAtcgtttctttctctttcttttgtttctgtTTCTTACCTTAAGAAGTTGACTGACTATGAGATTTCTTATTCTGTTTGCATTTTGTTCTCATATGCTTGTATATTGCTTGTACCTGCACCATGTATGTATTCCTGCATCTATGAGCTCCACAAGAATCTTTCATTGTTGGGCTTAAGCCCAATGCACCTTTCTGTTGGAGGTTCTGTTCTCAACTCTCACCTGGTTTTATATCTGTGAATGAAACTGCACATACATTAGCATGTTAGTTGATACTATATAGTGTCAAGAAGTTTCTTCTCCTTCAGAATGCTCTAATTGCTATTCCTTTTTGCTGAACTTTAAATGTTCATCTCAGTTCTAACTTATGGATTTAGACCCAATTAGATGCTCCTCTGGTTTACTGATATACTTTGTGATTGCATATCAATCTATTACTTTCCAGTCATAGACACTTTCAACAGTGATTATTACCAATATACATTCCAATTTTGTCATAATGGTTTAAATCCCGAACTAGCATATTATTACACATATCATTGTTTAATTGAGTATGtttttccatttttattttatattgtttTTTTGGCATTAAATAACTAGGTTTATTGCTCTTGGTTTGTCTTCCTCTGCTTACCTGCAACAGTAGAAAAGATAACATGCAACAATGGAGGCAGTGAAACAGTATATATaatattcttttatttattgAGACAGTGTGGGCATTATATGCATCTTAAATTATGTTGGCTATCTCCATTTGGAGTCCTGATTCTTTATGGTTATGTAGCTCAGGAGGTGCGTTAGTGTTGAAAAGGTGGTATACATGTTAGGATTTTCAAACTCCAAAAAACAGTATTCAAGGATACAACTGTATACATTTGGGATATGCACAATACACATTATTAGTTTATTGAAACACTAAAATAATAATTCAGCTGTTTATTAGGCACCATTatcaaacaaaaacaaatgAATCCTAATAAACCTTGAGTCAAGGTCATCTATACATCATAATTCTGCTGAATTTTAAGTCCGATCTATGTTTCTCAATGTGTTTTTAATCTACTTAAATAGAGATAAGAGAGAAAAGAggcattagtttcttttatatGGTTTATTTTGTTGTAGGACTCTTCATTTAAACCAAATATCATGCCTGTTTTGTTAGACCTTGAAAGTACGATCCGATCTCTATTATGTTGGCATCTGTTCTGTTAGGTGCTAGATTTTGTGTTTCTTGCTTAAAAAACTCTAGCATAACTAGAAGTGTGCTTGAGAAGAATGACATGCCATTGACCTGTTTGATTTAGTTGGTATTTTGATTGTATGAAGTTCTGCAGCATCCTGcatagattttttttggatgcTTCAAGTGTTTTTCGGAAGTTCTAAGATATGTAAATGAAGTTGCTGAGCATAATAGAGACCTTCTATTTCATCATCTCTGTTGGAAGCACATAATATTGATGGTGCAGTAACAAAACTAAAAAAGTTTATTTGAAGGGACCTGTTTTTTGCTCACTCACACTTGTTtgtttctgatttttcttttttttaaatcttgCTTTATTTGAATTTGTTACTGGGGATGACAGTACAATCCTATTACATTTAGTAAGATGTAGAGACTTTAAGTTAAAGTCC
It includes:
- the LOC120111634 gene encoding uncharacterized protein LOC120111634 — encoded protein: MCFKTPEVCTPQIDCLVRAIISVLSPSIPCKILLSEQRGGAELLRVGSSIFSRDCYDLIRVCGDVIEILESHGVYEENEGILCDRRTAISKPMCFLPKERPSSSHEIAMRNIT